One genomic window of Leptotrichia shahii includes the following:
- a CDS encoding bifunctional metallophosphatase/5'-nucleotidase: MSMKNIDTCLENKREVNIKILGTSDVHGRVFAWNYGADEEDRSGSYAQISTLVKKVKKENKNIILVEVGDAIQDNWIEKFAMVPKHPVPQILNYMGYDIFVPGNHEFNFGMPTLSNILRDMKLNKLTANLYYNENAENDTNFSKNKRRYLDASVIIERDGIKIGVIGLSTPMSAQFEEDTGYLKDFYFVSPINETRRQIEKLKSEGANAIVVVAHMGIENENNIPETGVKDLANAVPEIDVIIAGHMHQNVPKKIINGVLITEPHRYGTFVSEVDLKFEIENAKISLISKDSTTVPVKDEEPDPEIEKIYKPFHNRLCRIANEKVGETLNDMVPKKKYHGISAAFAKDTGLSSFITDVELYYSGADVVSFAYNYENVRLNKGEIRRKDIVYNYRYAGGDVTIYKMTGKQLKDYMEWAADYFDTIHSGDTEYRYNSERAGRKYVTFDIFGGVKYKIDLRNEKGNKITNLMLVNGKEITSEMELKVGMNAYRFEQLARKGGIFDGQKIPVLWASKEAIGEIDGTIQNMMIDYIKNVKNGIIEGKSHNNWEIIGL; this comes from the coding sequence ATGTCAATGAAAAATATTGATACTTGTTTAGAAAATAAAAGAGAAGTGAATATAAAAATACTTGGAACAAGCGATGTGCATGGAAGAGTATTTGCTTGGAACTATGGGGCAGATGAGGAGGACAGGTCGGGTTCTTATGCACAAATTTCAACATTGGTAAAAAAAGTAAAAAAAGAGAATAAAAATATAATTTTAGTGGAAGTTGGAGATGCGATACAGGATAACTGGATAGAAAAATTTGCGATGGTTCCAAAGCATCCTGTTCCCCAGATTTTAAATTATATGGGCTATGACATCTTTGTACCTGGAAATCACGAATTTAATTTTGGAATGCCAACTTTGTCAAATATTTTAAGAGATATGAAACTTAATAAATTGACAGCTAATTTATATTACAATGAAAATGCTGAAAATGATACTAACTTTTCAAAAAATAAAAGAAGGTATTTAGATGCCTCTGTAATTATTGAAAGAGATGGCATAAAAATAGGAGTTATTGGATTATCAACTCCGATGTCTGCGCAGTTTGAAGAAGATACAGGCTACTTAAAGGATTTTTACTTTGTATCTCCTATAAATGAAACTAGAAGGCAAATAGAAAAATTAAAATCTGAAGGGGCAAATGCGATTGTCGTAGTTGCTCATATGGGAATTGAAAATGAAAATAACATTCCAGAAACTGGAGTGAAAGATTTGGCAAATGCTGTACCTGAAATTGACGTAATTATTGCAGGACACATGCATCAAAATGTTCCAAAGAAAATAATTAACGGTGTTTTAATTACAGAGCCTCATAGATACGGCACTTTTGTTTCAGAAGTCGATTTAAAATTTGAAATTGAAAATGCAAAAATCAGTTTAATAAGCAAAGATTCGACAACTGTTCCTGTAAAAGATGAAGAGCCTGATCCAGAAATAGAAAAAATTTACAAGCCTTTTCACAACAGGCTTTGCAGAATTGCAAATGAAAAAGTAGGCGAAACATTGAATGACATGGTGCCAAAGAAAAAATATCATGGTATATCGGCAGCTTTTGCCAAAGACACTGGACTGTCTTCGTTTATAACGGATGTAGAACTTTATTACAGTGGGGCAGACGTGGTTTCATTTGCATATAATTATGAAAATGTTAGGCTTAATAAGGGGGAAATTAGGAGAAAGGACATAGTTTACAATTACAGATATGCAGGTGGAGATGTTACAATTTATAAAATGACAGGGAAGCAATTGAAAGATTATATGGAATGGGCTGCTGACTATTTTGACACGATACATTCTGGAGATACAGAGTATAGGTATAACAGTGAACGTGCAGGAAGAAAATATGTGACTTTTGATATTTTTGGGGGAGTGAAATATAAAATTGACTTGAGGAATGAGAAAGGTAATAAAATTACTAATTTAATGCTTGTAAATGGAAAAGAGATAACTTCTGAAATGGAACTGAAGGTTGGAATGAATGCTTACAGATTTGAGCAGTTAGCGAGAAAAGGCGGAATTTTTGATGGGCAGAAAATCCCTGTATTATGGGCATCTAAGGAAGCAATTGGCGAAATTGATGGAACTATTCAAAATATGATGATTGATTATATAAAAAATGTGAAAAATGGCATAATAGAAGGGAAAAGTCATAATAATTGGGAAATTATAGGATTATAA
- a CDS encoding MazG nucleotide pyrophosphohydrolase domain-containing protein, whose product MMKNNIEDMTLKEVQYLIKRIEKGTLDESRDKEESQPKKENGQRLVLKLIEEFGELAENIRKNTRFDGQNIKGTIEEEAFDVFYYIIAIANYYEIDLEKIFYIKDELNKVKYEREFSIYEAREKWKNIIENKKNKKEEGK is encoded by the coding sequence ATGATGAAAAATAATATTGAAGATATGACGCTTAAGGAAGTCCAGTATCTGATTAAAAGAATAGAAAAAGGGACTTTAGATGAAAGTAGAGATAAGGAAGAATCGCAGCCCAAAAAAGAAAATGGACAAAGATTAGTTTTAAAATTAATCGAAGAGTTTGGGGAACTGGCTGAAAATATTAGAAAAAATACGAGGTTTGATGGACAAAATATAAAGGGGACGATTGAGGAGGAAGCATTTGATGTATTTTATTATATTATTGCGATTGCGAATTATTATGAAATTGATTTGGAAAAGATCTTTTATATAAAAGATGAATTGAATAAAGTAAAATACGAAAGAGAATTTTCAATTTATGAAGCTCGGGAAAAGTGGAAAAATATTATAGAAAATAAAAAAAATAAAAAAGAAGAGGGAAAATAG